The proteins below come from a single Pseudomonadota bacterium genomic window:
- the rplT gene encoding 50S ribosomal protein L20 has translation MARVKRGVVARRRHKKVLKQAKGYYNARRKVYRVAYQAVTKAAQYAYRDRRVRKREFRALWIVRINAAARECGLSYSRFMNGLKRANISLDRKVLADMAVRDKAAFAAVAEKAKAVLSA, from the coding sequence ATGGCTAGAGTAAAGCGCGGTGTTGTCGCTCGGCGGCGACACAAGAAAGTACTGAAGCAGGCCAAGGGCTACTATAACGCCCGGCGTAAGGTCTATCGTGTTGCCTATCAGGCGGTCACCAAAGCCGCTCAATATGCCTACCGCGATCGGCGGGTGCGCAAGCGCGAATTCCGCGCGCTGTGGATCGTCCGGATCAATGCAGCGGCGCGTGAGTGTGGCTTGTCCTACAGCCGGTTCATGAATGGCCTGAAGCGCGCCAACATCAGCCTGGACCGCAAGGTGCTGGCCGACATGGCGGTGCGTGACAAAGCCGCTTTTGCCGCCGTGGCGGAAAAAGCCAAAGCCGTTCTCAGCGCCTGA
- the rpmI gene encoding 50S ribosomal protein L35, with protein sequence MPKMKTNRGAAKRFKKTASGFKRGHAFTSHILTKMSQKRKRNLRGTTQVDAADVKSVKRMLPYA encoded by the coding sequence ATGCCAAAGATGAAAACGAATCGTGGCGCGGCAAAACGCTTCAAGAAGACGGCTTCCGGCTTCAAGCGTGGACACGCGTTCACCTCACACATCCTGACCAAAATGAGTCAGAAGCGTAAGCGCAACCTGCGCGGCACCACCCAGGTGGACGCCGCCGACGTAAAATCCGTGAAGCGCATGCTTCCGTACGCCTGA
- the thrS gene encoding threonine--tRNA ligase codes for MITITLPDGSQRQFDHPVSVLDVASDIGPGLAKAALAGRVDGKMVDTSYTVDTDAELAIVTARDEEGLEVIRHSTAHLLAQAVKRLFPEAQVTIGPVIDDGFFYDFSYPPGFSEDDLEKIEAEMARIAKEALPVTRQEMGRDEAVEFFSQMGEKYKAEIIADIPSDETLSLYGQGDFIDLCRGPHVPDTGKLKAFKLTKLAGAYWRGNSDNEMLQRIYGTAWGTPKELKAHLHRLEEAAKRDHRRLGTQLDLFHMQEEAPGMVFWHDHGWRIWQEVESYMRGRLRREGYQEIKTPQIIDRSLWEKSGHWDKFREHMFTTESENRTYAVKPMNCPGGVQVFNRNLHSYRDLPLRIAEFGSCHRNEPSGALHGLMRVRNFTQDDAHIFCTEDQIAEEVARSHDLVESIYRDFGFDEIIVRLSTRPEQRVGDDAIWDKAEAALEAVLNDKGVNWELQPGEGAFYGPKIEYSLKDCLDRVWQCGTMQVDFSMPDRLGAYYIDESSERVVPVMLHRAILGSMERFIGILIEQYAGAMPVWLSPLQAVVMNITDRQAEYCEKVIKTLESQGFRVESDLRNEKIGFKIRERTLQKVPYLLVIGDREVENGAVAVRQRDGTDLGAMPLEQFCALLKEQVDARGTGLEKDTE; via the coding sequence ATGATCACAATTACGCTTCCAGACGGCAGCCAGCGGCAGTTTGACCATCCGGTCAGCGTGCTGGACGTGGCTTCCGACATCGGGCCGGGGCTGGCGAAAGCAGCGCTGGCGGGCAGGGTAGACGGCAAGATGGTTGACACCTCTTATACCGTCGACACCGATGCGGAGCTGGCCATTGTGACCGCGCGGGACGAAGAGGGTCTTGAGGTGATCCGCCACTCGACGGCTCACCTTTTGGCTCAGGCGGTGAAGCGGCTGTTTCCGGAGGCGCAGGTCACGATTGGGCCGGTGATCGACGATGGGTTCTTCTACGACTTTTCCTATCCGCCCGGTTTCAGCGAGGATGACCTGGAGAAAATCGAAGCGGAGATGGCACGAATTGCCAAAGAGGCGTTGCCGGTGACACGGCAGGAAATGGGCCGGGACGAAGCGGTCGAGTTTTTCTCCCAGATGGGGGAAAAATATAAGGCCGAGATCATCGCCGACATACCCAGTGACGAAACGCTCTCGCTTTACGGCCAGGGAGACTTCATCGACCTGTGCCGCGGCCCGCACGTTCCCGATACGGGCAAACTCAAGGCGTTTAAGCTGACGAAGCTCGCCGGAGCTTACTGGCGCGGCAACTCGGACAACGAGATGCTGCAGCGGATTTACGGCACGGCCTGGGGTACGCCCAAGGAACTCAAGGCGCATCTCCACCGGCTGGAAGAAGCGGCCAAGCGAGATCATCGCCGGCTGGGAACGCAGCTCGACCTGTTTCATATGCAGGAAGAAGCCCCCGGCATGGTGTTCTGGCACGATCACGGCTGGCGGATCTGGCAGGAGGTCGAGAGCTATATGCGCGGCCGACTGCGCCGGGAAGGCTACCAGGAGATCAAGACGCCGCAGATTATCGATCGGTCGCTGTGGGAGAAGTCCGGCCATTGGGACAAGTTTCGCGAGCACATGTTTACGACCGAGTCGGAGAACCGGACGTACGCGGTGAAGCCGATGAACTGCCCCGGCGGCGTTCAGGTGTTTAATCGGAACCTGCACAGCTATCGCGACCTGCCGCTGCGCATCGCCGAATTTGGGTCCTGCCACCGCAACGAGCCGTCGGGTGCGCTGCACGGGCTGATGCGCGTGCGCAACTTCACGCAGGATGATGCCCACATCTTCTGTACGGAAGACCAGATCGCGGAGGAGGTCGCGCGATCTCATGACCTCGTCGAATCGATCTACCGCGATTTTGGCTTCGACGAGATCATCGTCCGGCTCTCTACGCGGCCTGAGCAGCGGGTGGGAGACGACGCCATCTGGGACAAAGCCGAGGCCGCGCTCGAAGCTGTCCTCAACGATAAGGGTGTCAACTGGGAGCTGCAGCCTGGCGAAGGGGCATTCTACGGGCCGAAGATCGAGTACAGCCTGAAAGACTGTCTGGATCGCGTGTGGCAATGCGGCACCATGCAGGTGGATTTCTCGATGCCTGACCGGTTGGGGGCCTACTACATCGACGAGTCCAGCGAGCGGGTGGTGCCGGTAATGCTCCACCGCGCGATCCTCGGCTCGATGGAGCGGTTTATCGGGATTTTGATTGAGCAATATGCCGGCGCCATGCCGGTCTGGCTGAGTCCGCTGCAGGCCGTGGTGATGAATATTACGGACCGGCAGGCAGAATATTGCGAAAAGGTCATAAAAACCCTTGAATCACAAGGGTTTCGGGTCGAAAGTGACTTGAGAAACGAAAAAATCGGCTTTAAAATCCGCGAGCGCACTTTGCAGAAGGTGCCTTATCTGTTGGTCATCGGCGACCGCGAGGTGGAGAACGGCGCCGTTGCCGTCCGCCAGCGAGATGGAACTGACCTGGGAGCGATGCCCCTAGAGCAGTTCTGCGCGTTGTTGAAAGAGCAAGTAGATGCCCGCGGTACGGGGCTTGAGAAAGACACTGAGTAA
- the pheS gene encoding phenylalanine--tRNA ligase subunit alpha, which produces MLGDAQSQVAAAADEAQLDAVRVAFLGKSGSLTGLLKSLGKAAPEERRERGQAINRAKGELQQALNARREALATAALEAQLAAEKVDVTMPGRQGAVGTLHPVTRTLNRITAVLAQMGFEVADGPEVEDDYYNFEALNFPAHHPARAMHDTFYFADGRLLRTHTSPVQIRAMQRMEPPIRVIAPGKVYRSDSDQTHSPMFHQVEGLLVGENVSMANLKGDLHSFANAFFERDLPIRFRPSYFPFTEPSAELDVLWDQGDGSEPRWLEVLGCGMVHPNVLKAGGIDPDRYTGYAFGMGVERFAMLRYGIRDLRELFDNDLKLLNQFV; this is translated from the coding sequence CTGCTGGGCGACGCCCAGTCACAGGTAGCCGCTGCTGCTGATGAAGCTCAGCTTGACGCGGTGCGGGTGGCTTTCCTGGGCAAGTCGGGCAGTTTGACCGGACTGCTCAAGTCGCTGGGTAAGGCGGCGCCCGAGGAACGAAGGGAACGCGGCCAAGCGATCAACCGGGCCAAGGGCGAACTACAGCAGGCGTTAAACGCACGACGCGAGGCGCTAGCGACGGCGGCGCTGGAGGCCCAGCTCGCGGCCGAAAAAGTCGACGTGACCATGCCGGGTCGCCAAGGCGCTGTCGGGACACTCCACCCCGTCACCCGAACCCTCAACCGGATCACCGCGGTGCTGGCCCAGATGGGCTTTGAGGTGGCAGACGGGCCCGAAGTTGAGGATGACTACTACAACTTCGAAGCGCTCAATTTCCCGGCTCATCACCCGGCCCGGGCCATGCACGACACCTTTTACTTCGCGGACGGCAGGCTGCTGCGCACGCACACCTCACCGGTACAGATTCGGGCGATGCAGCGAATGGAACCCCCGATACGGGTGATTGCACCGGGCAAGGTTTACCGCAGCGACTCTGATCAAACACACTCACCGATGTTCCATCAGGTGGAAGGTCTGCTGGTGGGCGAAAACGTCTCGATGGCGAACCTGAAAGGTGATCTCCACAGCTTCGCCAATGCGTTCTTTGAGCGCGATCTGCCGATCCGGTTTCGGCCGTCTTACTTCCCCTTTACCGAGCCGTCGGCTGAGCTGGACGTGCTCTGGGATCAGGGGGACGGTAGCGAGCCGCGCTGGCTGGAGGTGCTCGGCTGCGGGATGGTTCACCCCAACGTGCTCAAGGCCGGTGGAATCGACCCCGACCGCTATACCGGGTACGCCTTTGGGATGGGGGTGGAGCGGTTTGCGATGCTGCGGTACGGAATCCGCGATCTGCGCGAGCTGTTCGACAACGATCTGAAGCTGCTGAATCAGTTTGTCTGA
- a CDS encoding tyrosine-type recombinase/integrase has product MGRKRIPGLRQRNGIWHIEKQILGQAIRQSTGTSSLKKAELILARKIEEVRNSLTFGMRPQRLFRQAAARYLEESLHLASIRDIARHLKQLDPFIGDLPLDKVHLGTLQGFIAARKAQGVKTKSINLALAVVRRILNLAARLWRDEQGLTWLESPPLIQMLPVYDARKPYPMSWDEERLLFEALPGHLAQMCLFKVNTGCREQEVCKLKWDWEIHVPELETSVFIVPGVHVKNREDRLVVLNRTARSVVDGMRGRHAKYVFTYQGNPVARINNSSWKRVRREVGLEQVRVHDLKHTFGRRLRAAGVPLETRKVLLGHRNGDITTHYSGPEIEELIEAANRVCRQESGKSPSLVLLRQKAAAV; this is encoded by the coding sequence ATGGGACGCAAACGAATACCAGGGTTGCGGCAGAGAAACGGAATCTGGCACATCGAGAAACAAATCCTCGGCCAGGCAATTCGCCAAAGCACTGGAACAAGTAGCCTCAAGAAAGCGGAGCTGATTCTCGCCCGCAAGATTGAGGAAGTACGGAATTCGCTTACATTCGGGATGAGGCCGCAGCGGCTGTTTCGACAAGCGGCGGCACGCTATTTGGAGGAAAGCCTCCATTTGGCGTCGATCCGCGACATCGCGAGACATTTGAAGCAGCTCGACCCGTTTATTGGCGATCTTCCGCTCGATAAGGTTCATCTAGGCACGTTGCAGGGCTTCATTGCTGCCAGGAAGGCGCAAGGGGTCAAAACTAAAAGCATCAATCTGGCGCTGGCAGTAGTCAGGCGAATCCTGAACTTAGCGGCCCGTTTGTGGCGCGATGAGCAGGGGCTAACCTGGTTGGAATCCCCGCCGCTGATTCAGATGCTCCCAGTTTATGACGCCAGAAAGCCCTACCCAATGTCTTGGGACGAGGAACGGCTGCTTTTCGAAGCCCTTCCGGGTCATTTGGCGCAGATGTGCTTATTTAAGGTGAATACGGGTTGCAGGGAACAAGAAGTTTGCAAACTTAAGTGGGACTGGGAAATTCATGTCCCGGAGCTTGAGACTTCCGTGTTTATCGTTCCTGGAGTGCACGTGAAAAACCGGGAGGACCGATTGGTGGTGCTTAACCGCACCGCAAGATCTGTCGTCGATGGGATGCGAGGCCGACACGCCAAGTATGTTTTCACGTACCAGGGAAACCCGGTAGCGAGAATTAACAACAGTTCGTGGAAACGAGTCCGCCGGGAAGTAGGTCTGGAACAGGTTCGCGTACATGATCTGAAACACACTTTCGGCCGCCGCTTGAGAGCTGCGGGGGTACCTCTGGAAACGAGAAAGGTACTACTGGGGCATCGCAATGGTGACATCACAACTCACTATTCCGGACCCGAAATCGAAGAGTTGATAGAGGCTGCCAATCGTGTGTGTAGGCAAGAGTCCGGCAAAAGTCCGTCACTGGTTTTGCTGAGACAAAAAGCCGCTGCGGTGTGA
- a CDS encoding conjugal transfer protein TraG N-terminal domain-containing protein: MITADSYMELYGTLIGWYFYDRAWELVVGSGLIFLLAFYWVYINWRGPATSQEARAGFATSVAKMEWEVYTGIILIALFAWPVVPLSVTQIEFELENGQRVNADNNPSVFDGFFPDGEFQDIRVPLFWHGAMQIVAGINSAIIGASPDIPNFRRALTTLDYGYIRDPKLRHEVDRFYGECFRPALARYQNAQNSARPFDLASSDGNEPFWPGSLSMRVLYGRPNCRNSTCLPVLRADEPVSGFPIDAARDVEPEFRGSDAQRRSAHGRPFCGEWWSDADNGLRSRLLEVGEIQGMGPGFLSSVFTDIDPEEEADITVRRLLENRPVLAATNSQVGYANTDRSFIGGILNRATAIVGIEVSTFFKSTGLYGWIRALPIVQGLMLMLLYATAAFLMLLPGMRLQTLVALFVGFFTIKFISVLWHFAYWIEQFFIGTVIDEDVLAVRVHGQALDSQILNYLLLFSYAAIPAAFTVLMGFVGFRAASGVSGAVGSSANSMREAGDVGARISARAGVRVAGTGPRQ, encoded by the coding sequence ATGATTACTGCGGATTCCTACATGGAGCTCTACGGGACGCTCATCGGCTGGTATTTCTATGACCGTGCCTGGGAGCTGGTGGTGGGATCGGGGCTGATTTTCCTCTTGGCCTTCTACTGGGTGTACATCAACTGGCGTGGGCCAGCGACCTCTCAGGAAGCCAGAGCGGGCTTTGCGACGAGCGTCGCCAAGATGGAATGGGAGGTTTATACAGGCATCATTTTGATTGCGCTGTTTGCCTGGCCCGTTGTACCGCTCAGCGTGACCCAGATCGAGTTTGAGCTGGAAAACGGACAGCGGGTGAACGCTGACAATAACCCTTCGGTCTTTGATGGGTTCTTCCCCGACGGTGAATTCCAAGATATCCGTGTACCGCTGTTCTGGCATGGGGCAATGCAGATTGTCGCGGGCATCAACAGCGCGATCATTGGCGCATCGCCTGACATTCCGAATTTTCGGCGGGCGCTGACCACCTTGGATTACGGATATATTCGGGATCCGAAGCTCCGGCATGAAGTGGACCGGTTCTACGGTGAGTGTTTTCGTCCTGCACTGGCGCGATACCAGAACGCCCAGAACTCGGCGCGGCCTTTCGATTTAGCCTCCAGTGACGGCAATGAGCCGTTTTGGCCGGGCTCGCTGTCGATGCGTGTGCTCTATGGCCGGCCGAACTGCCGCAACTCTACCTGTCTGCCCGTTCTCCGCGCAGACGAACCGGTGAGCGGATTTCCGATTGATGCGGCGCGTGACGTGGAGCCGGAGTTTCGGGGAAGTGATGCGCAGCGGCGAAGCGCTCATGGGCGCCCATTTTGCGGGGAATGGTGGAGTGATGCGGACAACGGCCTTCGGAGCCGATTGCTCGAAGTTGGAGAAATACAGGGGATGGGACCAGGCTTCCTGTCCTCGGTCTTTACCGACATCGATCCCGAGGAGGAAGCGGACATCACCGTTAGGCGGCTACTGGAAAACCGTCCCGTCCTTGCGGCCACGAACTCACAGGTTGGCTATGCCAATACCGATCGCAGTTTTATTGGCGGAATACTGAATCGCGCGACGGCGATTGTGGGCATTGAGGTCTCGACGTTTTTCAAAAGCACTGGGCTGTATGGATGGATTCGGGCGCTGCCGATTGTTCAGGGATTGATGCTGATGCTGCTGTATGCGACAGCAGCATTTTTGATGCTGCTTCCCGGCATGCGGCTACAGACCCTCGTGGCGCTGTTTGTGGGGTTTTTCACAATCAAGTTCATCTCAGTGCTGTGGCATTTTGCTTACTGGATTGAGCAGTTCTTTATTGGAACCGTGATCGACGAGGATGTGCTTGCGGTGCGCGTGCATGGGCAGGCACTGGATAGTCAGATACTCAACTACCTGCTGCTGTTTTCCTACGCAGCAATTCCTGCTGCATTTACAGTCTTGATGGGGTTTGTGGGGTTTCGGGCCGCGTCGGGAGTAAGTGGCGCCGTCGGTAGCAGTGCAAACTCGATGAGAGAGGCTGGCGACGTCGGGGCCCGCATCAGCGCGCGCGCCGGCGTCAGGGTGGCGGGAACTGGGCCAAGGCAGTGA
- a CDS encoding GspH/FimT family pseudopilin, which produces MEPLRSFAAESGLSLIEFLVTLSILGLLLGAGIPAFGELVAAQETRSAHSRLFSHLSLARTTAITEGKQTVLCPSSDGLQCSGSTQWQSGWLTFVDSNRNRLRDPDERGLGFGRLPEHISVVSSRARRAIRFLPSGASPGSNLTFTICQVHGGLPRAIILSNVGRARSSRTRPDGSPLICA; this is translated from the coding sequence TTGGAACCCCTGCGTAGTTTTGCCGCCGAAAGCGGCCTGAGTCTGATCGAGTTTCTCGTCACGTTAAGCATTCTGGGCCTGCTGCTAGGCGCCGGTATCCCGGCTTTTGGAGAGCTGGTGGCGGCGCAGGAGACTCGTAGCGCACACAGCCGCCTTTTCAGTCATTTAAGTCTGGCCCGAACAACGGCGATCACCGAGGGCAAGCAGACGGTGCTATGCCCCAGCTCAGACGGGCTGCAGTGCTCCGGATCGACCCAGTGGCAGTCTGGCTGGCTGACGTTCGTAGACAGCAATCGCAACCGCCTGCGCGACCCCGACGAACGCGGGCTAGGCTTCGGGCGACTGCCGGAACATATCTCGGTGGTCAGCTCCCGAGCCCGCCGAGCGATACGGTTTTTGCCGAGCGGCGCCTCACCGGGCAGCAACCTGACGTTCACCATTTGTCAGGTCCACGGTGGGCTGCCACGGGCCATCATCCTGTCCAACGTCGGCCGGGCCCGCAGCAGCCGCACGCGGCCCGATGGATCACCGTTGATCTGCGCTTGA
- the infC gene encoding translation initiation factor IF-3 codes for MAQHKQTRRNEKIIAPEVRVIAEDGEQVGIKSIEEAQALAKEAGLDLVEVVPNAEPPVCRIMDYGKYRFEMSKKAQAAKKKQKQTQVKEIKFRPGTEEADYQVKMRNLRRFIEQGDKVKVSLRFRGREMAHQELGTKLLQRIEEDLTDEVVVEQRPSMEGRVMVMMLSPPKT; via the coding sequence ATCGCCCAACATAAACAGACTCGGCGTAACGAGAAAATCATCGCCCCGGAAGTGCGAGTCATTGCAGAGGACGGTGAACAGGTGGGCATCAAGTCCATCGAAGAAGCCCAGGCGCTGGCCAAGGAGGCCGGGCTGGATCTCGTAGAGGTAGTGCCCAACGCCGAACCGCCCGTGTGCCGCATCATGGACTACGGTAAATACCGTTTTGAGATGTCCAAGAAGGCGCAGGCGGCCAAGAAGAAACAAAAACAGACCCAGGTGAAGGAAATTAAATTCCGGCCGGGGACCGAAGAAGCCGACTATCAGGTCAAGATGCGGAACCTGCGGCGCTTCATTGAACAGGGCGATAAGGTCAAAGTCAGTCTGCGATTCCGGGGTCGGGAGATGGCCCACCAGGAGCTTGGAACCAAGCTGCTGCAGCGGATTGAAGAGGACTTGACCGACGAAGTGGTGGTGGAACAGCGGCCGTCGATGGAAGGCCGGGTCATGGTGATGATGCTCTCACCGCCGAAAACTTAA
- a CDS encoding pyridoxal phosphate-dependent aminotransferase: MDLSSRIDRIQPSATIAFTRKALAMKEAGRQVISLSAGEPDFDTPDHILDAARLAIADGKTRYTAVDGTAELKQAISDRLARDGMSIGTDQILVTSGAKQALFNAMLALLNPGDEAIVPAPYWVSYPDMVRLGDGEAVIVPCPAENGFKLTAGALEGALTTKTRMLILNSPGNPTGRAYSRAEYQALGEVLQRYPRVWILSDEIYDAIYWGDEAITPFLGACPELTDRTLVVNGVSKAYAMTGWRIGYGAGPVELITAMRKIQGQSTSNACSISQAAAVAALNGDQSCVAEMTAAYRRRHDLMLAGLNDLPGVTCLPGEGAFYLLPDFSSAAARLAVGNDIELATQILEEAEVAMVPGTPFGAPGHIRVAYATSDELLNEALRRLSKFLS; the protein is encoded by the coding sequence TTGGACTTAAGCTCCCGAATCGACCGCATTCAGCCCTCCGCCACCATCGCCTTCACGCGCAAAGCGCTGGCCATGAAAGAGGCCGGGCGCCAAGTCATCTCCTTAAGCGCCGGAGAGCCGGACTTTGACACGCCGGATCATATCCTCGACGCCGCTCGGCTGGCGATCGCCGACGGGAAAACCCGCTATACGGCGGTCGACGGCACCGCTGAGCTGAAGCAGGCGATCAGCGACCGGCTGGCCCGCGACGGCATGAGCATTGGAACCGATCAGATTCTGGTAACAAGCGGGGCCAAACAGGCGCTGTTCAACGCGATGCTGGCGCTCCTGAATCCGGGGGACGAAGCGATTGTTCCCGCTCCCTACTGGGTGTCCTATCCCGACATGGTCAGGCTGGGCGATGGCGAGGCGGTGATTGTGCCCTGCCCCGCCGAAAACGGCTTCAAGCTGACCGCCGGCGCGCTCGAAGGCGCGCTGACGACCAAGACCCGAATGCTGATCCTGAACTCCCCGGGTAATCCGACCGGCCGGGCCTACAGCCGAGCGGAATATCAGGCTCTGGGTGAGGTGCTACAGCGCTACCCCCGCGTCTGGATTCTGAGCGACGAGATCTATGACGCCATCTACTGGGGAGACGAGGCCATCACCCCATTCCTCGGTGCGTGTCCCGAGCTGACCGACCGGACGTTGGTGGTCAACGGCGTTTCCAAAGCCTACGCCATGACCGGTTGGCGTATCGGCTATGGCGCCGGGCCGGTGGAGCTGATCACCGCGATGCGCAAGATCCAGGGCCAAAGCACCTCCAACGCCTGCTCAATTTCCCAGGCGGCCGCGGTGGCAGCGCTGAACGGCGACCAGTCGTGCGTGGCGGAGATGACCGCGGCGTATCGCCGACGACACGATCTTATGCTTGCCGGACTCAACGACCTACCCGGCGTGACCTGCCTTCCCGGTGAGGGCGCCTTTTATCTGTTGCCGGACTTCTCGTCAGCCGCGGCCAGGCTTGCGGTGGGCAACGACATCGAGCTGGCAACCCAGATTCTGGAAGAGGCTGAAGTGGCCATGGTTCCGGGCACCCCCTTCGGAGCTCCTGGGCATATCCGGGTGGCCTATGCGACCTCAGACGAACTGCTGAACGAAGCCTTACGCCGGCTGAGCAAGTTTCTTAGCTGA
- the uvrB gene encoding excinuclease ABC subunit UvrB, producing the protein MEESKKFELVSNYAPAGDQPEAIRRLIEGFESGLQAQTLLGVTGSGKTYTMANVVAAVQRPTLVMAPNKTLAAQLYGEFKEFFPNNAVEYFVSYYDYYQPEAYIPSSDTFIEKDASINEHIEQMRLSATKAMLERKDALVVATVSAIYGLGDPQQYFSMVLHLNRGTRIDQRTILRRLAEMQYTRNDMELRRGTYRARGEIIDIFPADSDKEGVRVELFDDEVENLAIFDPLTGEVLRRLPRLTVYPKSHYVTSRQTVLDAVDTIRAELKERLEQLRGNHKLLEAQRLEQRTQFDLEMMHELGYCQGIENYSRHLTGREPGAPPPTLFDYLPADALLVLDESHVGVPQIGAMFRGDRSRKENLVEYGFRLPSALDNRPLTFEEWEARAPRMVFVSATPRAYELERSGEVVEQVVRPTGLVDPEVEIRPVDTQVDDLLSEINERTSWGDRVLVTTLTKKMAENLTDYLIDHGVKVRYLHSDIDTVERVEIIRDLRLGEFDVLVGINLLREGLDMPEVSLVAVLDADKEGFLRSEGSLIQTIGRAARNVRGKAILYADKVTNSIQAAMSETDRRREKQVAHNKAHGIKPQTVQTKIADIMEGARSSAPTPGRGKDRRAKRVAEPAGNYDGLSPEEGAKKIKALENQMYEHASNLEFEEAAKVRDEIEAIRAATLGS; encoded by the coding sequence GTGGAAGAAAGCAAGAAATTTGAGCTGGTGTCGAACTACGCTCCCGCAGGCGACCAGCCGGAGGCAATTCGCCGGCTCATCGAGGGCTTCGAGTCCGGCCTGCAGGCGCAGACGCTGCTGGGCGTCACGGGCTCCGGCAAAACTTACACCATGGCCAATGTCGTTGCGGCGGTGCAACGCCCGACCCTCGTGATGGCGCCTAACAAAACGCTCGCAGCGCAGCTTTACGGAGAGTTTAAAGAGTTCTTTCCCAACAACGCCGTGGAATACTTCGTCTCTTATTACGATTACTACCAGCCCGAGGCCTACATTCCGTCGAGCGATACCTTTATTGAGAAAGATGCGTCGATCAACGAACACATCGAGCAAATGCGGCTGTCGGCCACCAAGGCGATGCTGGAGCGAAAGGACGCACTCGTCGTGGCGACCGTGTCAGCGATCTACGGCCTGGGTGACCCCCAGCAATACTTCTCTATGGTGCTACACCTGAATCGAGGCACCCGCATCGACCAGCGAACGATTCTTCGACGACTGGCGGAGATGCAGTACACCCGCAACGATATGGAATTGCGACGGGGGACCTACCGGGCTCGCGGGGAGATCATTGACATCTTCCCAGCCGATTCGGACAAGGAAGGAGTCCGGGTGGAGCTATTCGATGACGAAGTCGAGAACCTCGCCATCTTCGACCCGCTGACCGGGGAGGTGCTACGGCGCCTGCCGCGGCTCACCGTCTATCCAAAGTCGCACTATGTCACCAGTCGCCAGACGGTGCTGGACGCGGTCGACACGATTCGCGCGGAGCTGAAAGAGCGACTCGAGCAGCTGCGGGGCAACCACAAACTGCTGGAGGCGCAGCGGCTCGAGCAGCGCACGCAGTTTGATCTGGAGATGATGCATGAGCTGGGCTACTGCCAGGGGATCGAAAACTACTCACGCCATCTGACCGGACGGGAGCCGGGCGCGCCACCGCCGACCCTGTTCGACTACCTTCCGGCTGACGCGCTGCTGGTGCTGGATGAGAGCCATGTCGGCGTGCCGCAGATCGGCGCGATGTTCCGCGGCGACCGGTCGCGCAAGGAGAACCTCGTGGAATACGGGTTCCGTCTGCCCTCAGCGCTGGACAACCGCCCGCTGACCTTCGAGGAATGGGAGGCGCGCGCGCCGCGGATGGTGTTTGTCTCGGCTACGCCGCGGGCGTACGAGCTGGAGCGCTCCGGCGAGGTGGTGGAGCAGGTGGTTCGCCCGACCGGCCTGGTGGACCCGGAGGTGGAGATTCGCCCTGTCGACACGCAGGTGGATGATCTGCTGTCCGAGATCAACGAGCGGACGTCCTGGGGTGACCGCGTTCTGGTCACCACGCTGACCAAAAAGATGGCCGAGAACCTGACGGACTACCTGATCGATCACGGGGTCAAGGTGCGCTACCTGCATTCCGACATCGATACGGTGGAACGGGTTGAGATCATCCGCGATCTGCGCCTGGGAGAATTTGACGTGCTGGTGGGTATCAACCTGCTGCGAGAGGGCCTGGACATGCCGGAGGTGTCGCTGGTTGCGGTGCTGGATGCCGACAAAGAGGGTTTTCTGCGCTCCGAAGGGTCGCTCATCCAGACCATCGGGCGGGCCGCCCGCAACGTGCGGGGCAAAGCTATTCTCTACGCCGACAAGGTCACTAACTCCATCCAGGCCGCGATGAGCGAAACCGATCGGCGCCGAGAAAAGCAGGTCGCCCACAACAAAGCGCACGGCATCAAGCCGCAGACGGTCCAGACCAAAATCGCGGACATTATGGAGGGCGCGCGCAGCAGCGCACCCACGCCAGGGCGCGGCAAAGATCGCCGGGCGAAGCGGGTGGCTGAACCCGCCGGTAACTACGACGGTCTGTCGCCGGAAGAGGGCGCCAAGAAGATTAAGGCGCTGGAAAACCAGATGTACGAGCACGCCTCCAACCTGGAGTTTGAGGAAGCGGCGAAGGTGAGAGACGAAATCGAGGCCATTCGAGCTGCCACGCTGGGCAGCTAG